Proteins encoded by one window of Dreissena polymorpha isolate Duluth1 chromosome 11, UMN_Dpol_1.0, whole genome shotgun sequence:
- the LOC127849612 gene encoding uncharacterized protein LOC127849612 isoform X3 — translation MVKCVSMTKNNRNSDACTLLALLRRDEDSLNDAGRQLVKQNRKYACDVFMHEVDGWTPFHAFVLRGARKMVKLCLKAGVDVNLTMGSPDGVPGGCSALHLAAHRGDVSIIDVLISNGVDLNVRDKSGKTPVMYASLANNSLAVRKLQRAGADMTGCELNSKHSPEDMTSSPIKCILPFVCAGGRR, via the coding sequence ATGGTTAAATGCGTCTCGATGACCAAGAATAATCGGAACTCGGACGCTTGCACACTCCTGGCGCTCTTGCGGAGGGACGAAGACAGCCTAAATGACGCCGGGAGGCAGCTGGTGAAGCAGAACCGGAAGTACGCTTGTGACGTGTTCATGCACGAAGTTGACGGCTGGACGCCTTTTCACGCTTTTGTCCTTCGAGGCGCTCGCAAAATGGTAAAACTTTGTCTCAAGGCGGGCGTCGACGTAAATTTGACTATGGGATCACCAGACGGCGTACCCGGCGGATGTTCAGCGCTTCACCTGGCCGCCCACCGTGGTGACGTCAGTATTATCGATGTGTTAATCTCAAACGGGGTGGATTTAAATGTGAGGGATAAAAGTGGTAAGACTCCGGTGATGTATGCTTCCTTGGCTAACAATAGTCTCGCAGTACGGAAATTGCAGCGCGCAGGCGCGGACATGACTGGATGTGAACTGAACAGCAAACATAGTCCAGAGGATATGACGTCATCGCCGATAAAGTGCATTTTACCCTTCGTATGCGCAGGGGGACGACGGTAG
- the LOC127849612 gene encoding DNA-binding protein RFXANK-like isoform X1 — protein sequence MCVLHFTCLGSFKLMIKRYIPNHQPSADVTAGPMVKCVSMTKNNRNSDACTLLALLRRDEDSLNDAGRQLVKQNRKYACDVFMHEVDGWTPFHAFVLRGARKMVKLCLKAGVDVNLTMGSPDGVPGGCSALHLAAHRGDVSIIDVLISNGVDLNVRDKSGKTPVMYASLANNSLAVRKLQRAGADMTGCELNSKHSPEDMTSSPIKCILPFVCAGGRR from the exons ATGTGTGTACTACACTTCACTTGTTTGGGAAGTTTTAAATTAATGATTAAAAG ATATATACCTAACCACCAACCATCCGCTGACGTCACCGCTGGCCCGATGGTTAAATGCGTCTCGATGACCAAGAATAATCGGAACTCGGACGCTTGCACACTCCTGGCGCTCTTGCGGAGGGACGAAGACAGCCTAAATGACGCCGGGAGGCAGCTGGTGAAGCAGAACCGGAAGTACGCTTGTGACGTGTTCATGCACGAAGTTGACGGCTGGACGCCTTTTCACGCTTTTGTCCTTCGAGGCGCTCGCAAAATGGTAAAACTTTGTCTCAAGGCGGGCGTCGACGTAAATTTGACTATGGGATCACCAGACGGCGTACCCGGCGGATGTTCAGCGCTTCACCTGGCCGCCCACCGTGGTGACGTCAGTATTATCGATGTGTTAATCTCAAACGGGGTGGATTTAAATGTGAGGGATAAAAGTGGTAAGACTCCGGTGATGTATGCTTCCTTGGCTAACAATAGTCTCGCAGTACGGAAATTGCAGCGCGCAGGCGCGGACATGACTGGATGTGAACTGAACAGCAAACATAGTCCAGAGGATATGACGTCATCGCCGATAAAGTGCATTTTACCCTTCGTATGCGCAGGGGGACGACGGTAG
- the LOC127849612 gene encoding DNA-binding protein RFXANK-like isoform X2 codes for MKESKFSAFMIKVGAKLRYIPNHQPSADVTAGPMVKCVSMTKNNRNSDACTLLALLRRDEDSLNDAGRQLVKQNRKYACDVFMHEVDGWTPFHAFVLRGARKMVKLCLKAGVDVNLTMGSPDGVPGGCSALHLAAHRGDVSIIDVLISNGVDLNVRDKSGKTPVMYASLANNSLAVRKLQRAGADMTGCELNSKHSPEDMTSSPIKCILPFVCAGGRR; via the exons ATGAAAGAAAGCAAATTTAGTGCATTTATGATAAAAGTGGGAGCGAAATTAAG ATATATACCTAACCACCAACCATCCGCTGACGTCACCGCTGGCCCGATGGTTAAATGCGTCTCGATGACCAAGAATAATCGGAACTCGGACGCTTGCACACTCCTGGCGCTCTTGCGGAGGGACGAAGACAGCCTAAATGACGCCGGGAGGCAGCTGGTGAAGCAGAACCGGAAGTACGCTTGTGACGTGTTCATGCACGAAGTTGACGGCTGGACGCCTTTTCACGCTTTTGTCCTTCGAGGCGCTCGCAAAATGGTAAAACTTTGTCTCAAGGCGGGCGTCGACGTAAATTTGACTATGGGATCACCAGACGGCGTACCCGGCGGATGTTCAGCGCTTCACCTGGCCGCCCACCGTGGTGACGTCAGTATTATCGATGTGTTAATCTCAAACGGGGTGGATTTAAATGTGAGGGATAAAAGTGGTAAGACTCCGGTGATGTATGCTTCCTTGGCTAACAATAGTCTCGCAGTACGGAAATTGCAGCGCGCAGGCGCGGACATGACTGGATGTGAACTGAACAGCAAACATAGTCCAGAGGATATGACGTCATCGCCGATAAAGTGCATTTTACCCTTCGTATGCGCAGGGGGACGACGGTAG